A region from the Rufibacter sp. DG15C genome encodes:
- a CDS encoding gamma-glutamyltransferase family protein: MKKLIALAVGITLSLSAAAQQTQKPPLHGKNWMAITGKPLAATAGAITFHQGGNAVDAACAMLAATCTMWDVLSWGGETQALIYNPKTKKVIAINAMGVAPTGATPEFFKSKGYNFPPEFGPLAATTPGTPGGLMHMLANYGTLSLEQVLAPAMDLAAGYPIDAQTANSIERGKDKIKEWPYSKKVFLTHAGEKREAPEAGEIFVQKDLLQTLTKLVETERAALKKGKSRKDAILAAYDRFYTGDIAQEFVRGSKEQGGLITLQDLAKWKPLEEEPLTVNYKGIDVYKLQQWTQGPMLLQALNILENFDLKKMGFNSAQYIHTVYQAMSLSFADRDFYYGDSRFAPAEPMKGLLSDAYAKQRASLIQMDKNNPNIGPGDPYPFEGKTNPYLQLLKNRGYEMDTTKRNFAPKHDTRNESSLAEYQERLWLGTTTVEAADKKGWVVSITPSGGWLPATIAGNTGIGMSQRMQSFVLDASLNPFNVVEPGKRPRVTLTPSMALKDGKPYLSFAVQGGDTQEQNLLQFFLNMAEFGMTVQQASEAANFNTNQLWLSLGGTKTEDRKPKPGQILLNDTTPEEVRAQLKKMGYIMSFDDRTSGPINAIYLDWKHGSLWGGSSNHGEDYGIGW; the protein is encoded by the coding sequence ATGAAAAAACTCATAGCATTGGCTGTAGGCATAACCCTTTCACTGTCTGCCGCCGCCCAACAAACCCAGAAACCGCCTTTGCACGGCAAGAACTGGATGGCCATTACGGGTAAGCCCTTGGCCGCCACTGCTGGCGCCATAACGTTCCATCAAGGCGGCAACGCGGTAGATGCCGCATGCGCCATGCTAGCCGCTACCTGCACCATGTGGGACGTGTTGAGTTGGGGTGGCGAAACGCAGGCCCTCATCTACAACCCCAAGACCAAAAAGGTAATAGCCATCAATGCCATGGGTGTGGCGCCTACGGGTGCAACCCCTGAATTCTTCAAAAGCAAAGGCTATAATTTTCCGCCGGAGTTTGGTCCTTTGGCGGCCACCACGCCCGGCACGCCCGGCGGACTCATGCACATGCTGGCCAACTACGGCACGCTTAGTTTAGAGCAAGTGCTGGCTCCCGCCATGGACTTGGCGGCGGGTTATCCCATTGACGCGCAAACCGCCAACAGCATTGAGAGGGGCAAAGACAAAATCAAGGAATGGCCGTACAGCAAAAAAGTGTTTTTAACCCATGCCGGCGAGAAACGTGAAGCCCCCGAGGCCGGCGAGATCTTCGTGCAGAAGGATCTGCTCCAGACGCTCACCAAACTGGTAGAGACCGAACGCGCCGCGCTTAAGAAGGGAAAGAGCCGAAAAGACGCCATCCTGGCCGCCTATGACCGCTTCTATACTGGAGACATTGCCCAGGAGTTTGTGCGCGGATCCAAAGAACAAGGCGGCCTCATCACCCTGCAAGATCTGGCCAAATGGAAACCCCTGGAAGAAGAACCCTTAACCGTTAATTATAAGGGCATTGATGTGTACAAGTTACAGCAATGGACCCAAGGCCCCATGCTGCTGCAGGCCTTGAACATCCTGGAGAACTTTGACCTGAAGAAGATGGGCTTCAACAGCGCCCAGTACATACATACGGTGTATCAGGCCATGAGCCTGTCCTTTGCCGACCGTGATTTTTACTATGGTGATTCCAGGTTTGCTCCTGCTGAGCCCATGAAAGGTCTGTTGAGCGATGCCTACGCCAAGCAGCGCGCGAGTCTCATCCAAATGGACAAGAACAACCCGAACATTGGTCCCGGCGACCCTTACCCATTTGAAGGCAAAACCAATCCCTACCTGCAGTTGCTCAAAAACAGAGGCTATGAGATGGACACCACCAAACGCAACTTCGCGCCCAAGCACGACACGCGTAATGAATCTTCCTTAGCCGAATACCAGGAACGCCTGTGGTTGGGTACCACCACCGTTGAGGCCGCCGACAAGAAAGGTTGGGTAGTATCCATAACGCCCAGCGGCGGTTGGTTGCCTGCCACCATTGCGGGTAATACCGGCATTGGCATGAGCCAGCGCATGCAGAGCTTTGTGCTGGATGCGTCCTTGAATCCTTTTAACGTGGTGGAGCCCGGAAAGCGCCCCAGGGTGACTTTGACGCCATCCATGGCCCTGAAAGACGGCAAACCTTACCTTTCTTTCGCGGTGCAGGGCGGCGATACCCAGGAACAGAACCTGTTGCAGTTCTTCTTGAACATGGCCGAGTTTGGCATGACCGTGCAACAGGCCTCTGAGGCGGCCAACTTCAACACCAATCAACTGTGGCTCTCCTTGGGCGGCACCAAAACAGAGGATCGTAAACCCAAACCCGGGCAGATTCTCTTAAATGACACCACCCCCGAGGAAGTGCGCGCGCAACTGAAAAAAATGGGCTACATCATGAGCTTCGATGACCGCACCAGCGGCCCTATCAATGCCATCTATTTGGACTGGAAGCACGGCAGTCTCTGGGGCGGGTCCAGCAACCACGGCGAAGACTACGGCATAGGTTGGTAA
- a CDS encoding acylase — protein sequence MRQIHKNITAFVLLLSFLVSCSVREQVTSGQELKRWKEQAARVTIVRDDFGVPHVYGKTDADAVFGLLYAQCEDDFNRVERNYLWAIGRLAEVEGEEMLYSDLRARLYMSKEEAIQNYERSPEWLKALCLAFADGINYYLLTHPEVKPKLLTRFEPWMPMYFSEGSIGGDIESISTARVKAFYESDKSMGYLPKGSGLLKPGMLEEPKGSNGFTISGKHTASGKAMLLINPHTSFFFRGEVHAVSEEGLNAYGAVTWGQFFIYQGFNEKTGWMHTSAYTDVIDEFEETITKEEGKLFYKYGTEKRPVTTSQVTLSYKTGEGVKQKMFTTYKTHHGPITHQNGDKWVATALMWKPVEALTQSFIRTKQSNLKEFNQMMQMRTNSSNGTVYADADGNIAYYHGNFFPRRDTSFDYTKPVDGSNPKTDWQGLHPLEETIRIINPPNGWIQNCNSTPFTGAGEYSPKKEDYPAYMAPAPENFRGVHAIRLLKKADNLTLDKLIRLAYDPYLPAFEVLIPGLVKAYDTQKPNDPKLKEAIEVMRRWDYAVSKESVAMSLAHFYATNLFKSGSAPKSLALMDRVAYYANTAPAQERLDVFAQTVAQLEKDFGQWNTPWGEINRFQRLTGDIKPTFNDALPSIPIGMASGNWGALASFGSAAYNTKRLYGTLGNSFVAVVEFGEKVKAKSLLAGGQSGDPASPHFNDQAQRYADVQFKDVAYYREDVEKRAKATYHPGEKH from the coding sequence ATGAGACAGATTCATAAGAACATAACCGCTTTCGTCTTGCTGCTTTCTTTTCTAGTTTCTTGCTCGGTGAGGGAGCAGGTTACATCAGGGCAAGAGCTTAAAAGATGGAAAGAGCAGGCGGCGCGCGTAACCATTGTGCGCGATGATTTCGGGGTGCCGCATGTGTATGGCAAGACAGACGCCGACGCGGTGTTTGGCCTGCTGTATGCCCAGTGTGAGGATGATTTTAACAGGGTGGAGCGCAACTACCTCTGGGCTATTGGCCGCCTGGCCGAGGTGGAAGGAGAGGAGATGCTCTACAGTGACCTCAGGGCCCGACTCTACATGTCCAAGGAAGAAGCCATCCAGAACTATGAACGCAGCCCCGAATGGCTCAAGGCCCTGTGCCTGGCCTTTGCCGACGGCATCAATTATTACTTGCTCACCCACCCCGAAGTAAAACCCAAACTGCTCACTCGCTTTGAACCCTGGATGCCCATGTACTTCAGTGAAGGGTCCATTGGCGGCGATATTGAAAGCATCTCTACGGCCAGAGTAAAGGCTTTTTATGAGTCAGACAAATCAATGGGTTATCTTCCTAAGGGCAGCGGTTTATTGAAACCCGGTATGCTAGAGGAGCCCAAAGGGTCTAACGGGTTTACCATTTCGGGTAAGCACACGGCTTCTGGCAAGGCTATGTTGTTGATCAACCCTCACACGTCTTTCTTCTTCAGGGGAGAGGTACACGCCGTGAGCGAAGAAGGTTTGAATGCCTACGGAGCCGTGACGTGGGGCCAATTCTTCATCTACCAGGGCTTTAACGAGAAGACTGGTTGGATGCACACCTCAGCGTATACAGATGTCATTGATGAGTTTGAAGAAACCATTACCAAAGAAGAAGGTAAGCTGTTTTACAAATACGGTACTGAGAAACGGCCGGTGACTACCTCGCAGGTGACCCTGTCTTATAAAACCGGCGAAGGGGTGAAGCAAAAAATGTTTACCACCTACAAAACCCACCATGGCCCCATCACGCACCAAAACGGGGACAAATGGGTGGCCACCGCCCTCATGTGGAAACCGGTAGAGGCCCTGACTCAGTCTTTTATAAGGACCAAGCAAAGCAACCTGAAGGAGTTCAACCAGATGATGCAGATGCGGACCAACTCCTCTAATGGAACTGTCTATGCTGATGCGGATGGCAACATTGCCTACTACCACGGCAACTTCTTTCCGCGCCGCGACACCTCCTTTGACTACACTAAGCCCGTGGATGGCAGCAACCCGAAAACGGACTGGCAGGGCCTGCACCCCCTGGAGGAAACCATCAGAATCATCAACCCGCCCAACGGTTGGATTCAGAACTGCAACTCCACTCCCTTTACCGGGGCCGGCGAGTACAGCCCTAAAAAAGAAGATTATCCGGCGTACATGGCCCCGGCGCCAGAGAACTTTAGAGGCGTGCATGCCATTCGGTTGCTCAAGAAAGCCGACAACCTGACGCTGGACAAACTTATTAGGCTAGCCTATGACCCGTACTTGCCGGCTTTTGAAGTGTTGATTCCGGGCCTGGTGAAAGCCTATGACACGCAGAAACCCAATGACCCCAAACTGAAGGAAGCTATAGAGGTGATGCGCCGCTGGGACTATGCCGTGTCTAAAGAATCTGTAGCGATGTCTTTGGCCCATTTCTATGCCACCAACCTTTTCAAGAGTGGCAGTGCCCCCAAAAGCCTGGCGCTCATGGACCGCGTGGCCTACTACGCCAACACAGCCCCAGCTCAGGAGCGGCTGGACGTGTTTGCCCAGACGGTGGCGCAGCTAGAGAAGGACTTTGGTCAGTGGAACACGCCCTGGGGCGAAATCAACCGCTTCCAACGGCTAACCGGTGACATCAAACCCACCTTCAATGATGCGCTGCCCAGCATTCCTATTGGCATGGCTTCGGGGAACTGGGGAGCCCTGGCGTCGTTCGGGTCAGCGGCGTATAACACCAAGCGTTTGTACGGCACCCTAGGTAACAGCTTTGTAGCGGTGGTGGAGTTTGGCGAGAAGGTAAAGGCCAAGTCACTGCTGGCCGGCGGGCAAAGCGGTGACCCGGCTTCCCCGCATTTCAATGACCAGGCCCAGCGCTATGCAGACGTGCAGTTCAAGGACGTGGCCTATTACCGGGAAGACGTAGAGAAGCGCGCCAAAGCCACCTACCACCCCGGCGAGAAACATTAG
- a CDS encoding SIMPL domain-containing protein has translation MERTLKITGKGTLAVTPDIIILSFEAEAHKWEYEKTILSLNKKVEQLRALLEAEGIARTSLKTKDFRVRKETIYNKTTSTYDFNGFGASHSLEVELPLDKELINRVLSKIASHIKALDFNIAFGVKDAAAHQQQLLQLAISKAKENATIIATTTGVELQEILDIDYSFREIVIRSQRYSNALYEADMMMDAAAPSVDFEADDIDVNETITITWRIS, from the coding sequence ATGGAAAGAACTCTAAAAATTACAGGCAAAGGCACGCTGGCAGTGACCCCAGACATCATCATTCTCTCATTTGAGGCCGAAGCCCATAAATGGGAATATGAGAAAACGATTCTGTCCCTCAACAAAAAAGTGGAACAGTTGCGCGCGCTCTTAGAAGCCGAAGGAATTGCCAGAACCAGCCTCAAAACCAAGGATTTTAGAGTCAGGAAAGAGACCATCTATAACAAGACAACCAGCACCTATGACTTTAATGGTTTTGGCGCCTCGCATAGTTTAGAGGTAGAACTGCCTTTAGACAAAGAACTCATCAACCGGGTGCTTTCTAAAATCGCGAGCCATATAAAAGCACTGGATTTCAACATCGCTTTCGGGGTGAAGGACGCAGCCGCCCACCAACAGCAACTCCTCCAGCTGGCCATTTCCAAAGCAAAGGAGAATGCCACCATAATTGCCACCACCACCGGCGTAGAACTGCAAGAAATACTAGACATTGACTATTCCTTCCGGGAAATTGTGATACGGTCACAGCGCTACAGCAACGCCTTGTATGAGGCAGACATGATGATGGATGCCGCAGCCCCCTCCGTGGACTTTGAAGCCGATGACATCGACGTCAATGAAACCATCACCATTACCTGGCGAATAAGCTGA